CTTGCACAAGCATTTCGGGGAACACGCGGGAGCCCACCCGGACGCCCTCGTCGTCGAAACGGTGAACTGGGCCTCCGTGCTGGAGAGCGCGGAGAAGGATTTGCTCGCCCGCTACGGCCCCCCGGACGCGGAGACGTACTGGAAGTCCCTCTACGACAGCGTGCGCTCGGTGAACCAGGGCCACGAATCCGCGCTCGTCCCGCTGATGCTCCGCATGATGCGGCCGTCCCTGCGCGGCATGGACCTGCGATACCCCGGCCTGCGCTGGATGCTGGTCCACTTCGTGGGCGACATCATCGCGTACCAGACGAACCCCGCGGACCCGGACGTCTACACGAGCATCCACCGCAAGGTCGCCGAGGCCCTGGGCCGCCTGCGCGAGAAGGCCGGTGACGACGCTCCGCTCTGCGTCATCGCGCACAGCCTGGGCAGCGTCATCGCCAGCAACTACTTCTACGACTTGCAGGTCCAGCGGCTCGCGGGACGGGACATCATCGAGGACTCGGTGCGCGCGGCCCAGGGCGGCTCGCCCCTGGAGCGCGGCGAGACGCTCAGCCACTTCTTCACGCTGGGCAGCCCCATGGCCCTGTGGAGCCTGCGCTATCCCCACGCCGGGCTCGACCAGCCGGTGCACGTGCCCGCCCCGGAGCTGGCGCGCCATCACCCGGGCCTGGGTGGGCAGTGGATCAACTTCTACGATGACGACGACGTCTTCGCGTGGCCGCTCCGGCCGCTCAGCGAGGCCTACCACGCGCTCGTGGAGGACCGGTCCGTGCGCGTGGCGGGTCCGCTCTTCTCGTGGACGCCCCTGGTCCACCCCTTCTACTGGTCGGATGACGGGGTGATGTGCGACATCGCCGCGTCGCTCGCCGGTGCGTGGAAGCAGCTCGCCAACGCCCCGTGCGTCGCCGCGTAGCCCGCGAGGACACCGGGGGAAGCGGTCCGGCACGCCAAGTGTGGGCAGGCATGCGCATCGCTACAACGCGGTGTGCCATGCGGCCTTGAATCTGGTATCGCGCCCTCATGTCGGACGACTTCACGCTTCCCGAAGACAAGGCCGGGCGGTTGGAGCGCTGCGCCCTCTTCTACACGGACGTGGTGCCCCACAATCATGCGCTGGGGCTGCGGCTGGTGGACGTTGGCGCCGCCGAGGCCACCGTCGAGCTGCCCTACGCCGAGAACCTCATCGGCAACCCGGAGACGAAGGTCATCGCGGGCGGCGCGGTGACGACGCTCATCGACGCCACGTGTGGCACCGCGGTGTTCCTCAAGCTGGGCCGCTTCGCGCCGCTCGTCACATTGGATTTGCGCATCGACTACCTGCGCCCCGCGCGCCCTGGCGTCGTCCTCACCTGCGTGGCCGAGTGCTACCGGCTCACGCGTCAGGTCGCCTTCGTGCGCGCGCTCGTCCACCAGGGCGACCCGGGCCATCCGGTGGCCTCCGCCCAGGGAACCTTCATGCGGACGGAGGAATGACGGCCATGAGTGACACCCCGACCTCCCCTCCCCTCCCCGAGTTGGTGCGCCAGGTGCGCAAGTCGCGTGAGTACAAGCGGCTCACCGACGCCATCCCCTACACGCGCTTCATGGGCATCGGCGTGGAGAACCTCGCCGGCGAGATGCTCTGCCGCATGGCCTTCAACCCGAGGAACATCGGCAACAGCCTGCTGCCCGCGCTGCATGGCGGCACGCTCGGCGCGCTGCTGGAGTCCGCGGCCGTCTTCGAGCTGCTCCTCCAGACGAACACCGAGCGCGTGCCCAAAGTCATCTCGCTCACCGTGGACTTCCTGCGCTCGGGCAAGCCGCAGGACACCTTCGCCAAGGCGCTCATCACCCGCCAGGGCCGGCGCGTGGCCAATGTGCGGGTGGACGCGTGGCAGGACGACCGCACGCGGCCCATCGCCAGCGCGCACGCGCTGTTCCTGCTGTCGGAGCCGTAGTCGTTCTCACGACGGCGGGATGCCCTCGGGGCCCCGGGCGCTCCGAAGCGGGAGCGCCCGCCCCGCCGTCCGCCGCCCCTGCCCCACGCCTGGAGCCGCCTCCACCTTCGGCCTGATTTCTCAAGGGCACCGGAGGTGGACGATGAAGCGATGGATGATGGCGGGCTCCCTCGTGTGGGCCAGCGCGGCCCTGGCGCAGCAGGCGCCGCAATCCCAGACGCAGAATGGAACGGATGACACCGAGGGCATGATTCGCATGGGCCGGCCCGACGCCATCGACCAGGGAGAGGCCCTGGAGCCAGTGTTGGAGGGCACGGGCGGCTCCGGCCCCCAGGGCGCCGCTCCCGATGCCCGGGGCGCGGCGCTGATGCAGCAGGGCTTGATGCCCATCCCCACGGAGGAGCAGGCCTTCCTGAACGCGCTCCACCAGGCCAACCAGAATGAAGTGAAGCTGGGCAAGCTCGCGCAGCAACAGGGCACGGCCCAGGGTGTGAAGGATTATGGCGCACGGCTGGTGAAGGACCATCAACAGGCGGACCAGCGCCTGATGGCCTACGCCAAGGCGAAGAACCTCACCCTGTCCGAGCCCCAGCCCGACACCGACTTCGCGAAGACGCTGGAGCGCGAGGAGCAGGCGTCCATGGCGATGCTCCAATCCCTCCAGGGCCCCGCGTTCGACCGCGCCTTCCTGGCCTCCATGGTGGCCGACCATGACATCGACATCGCCAAGGTGATGGCCGGGCAGCAACAGTTCGCGAGCAACTCCGAATTGAAGCCCGTGCTCGATGACATGTTGCCCACCCTGCGCGAGCACCGGCAGCAGGCGTACCGGCTGCTGGGCCAGGAAGCACCGCGACAGGCCCGCAGGCCACCCGGCGGACGCTGACGTCAGCGCGCGGTGACGGACACGGAGAAGATTTCCATCTGTCCCGCCTCACCGGCCCACGTCACCAGGTACGTGCTGCCTTCCGCCTCCCCGGTGAGGCGCAGCTTCCCATTGCCCAGGGACTCCACGCTCAAGACGACCGGGTCGCTCACCGCGACGCGCCGGAGCCCTGGGACGGACAGCTCACGCACCTCGTTCAAACGCAGGGGCGGAAACGAAGCCGCCGAGGGCGCGCCGTCCGCCCCCGCCAGGACCGCCCGCAGTTGCGCGTCAGCCGCTGGGGGGGCCTCGGGTGAGGGAAGACGCCACAGGGCGACGCCGAAGCCCGCGAGCAAGGCCATCAGGGAGAGCACCGCTCCCACGATTCGGATTCGATGGCGCAGCGGGAGTCCCGCCGGTTGAGTCAATGCGGTCATGAGTGCATCCATGGAAGCAAAGCGCTGCTCCGGATCGGGCGAGAGCCCTTGGGCCAGTCCAGCGCGAATGTGTCTCGGCAGGTCCTGGGAGCGCCTCCGGGAGGGCAGGTTCCGTGGAGCGGCGTCCGAGGGAAGAAGCGATGGCCGCTCTCCCTCGAAGGCCTCGTGGAGCGCGACACAGAAGCTGTACTGGTCACTGCGCGCGTCCACCGCATGTCCCGCGTGCTGCTCGGGAGACATGTAGGCGGGTGTCCCGGCGACCTGACCGTGACGCGT
This genomic window from Myxococcus hansupus contains:
- a CDS encoding PaaI family thioesterase translates to MSDDFTLPEDKAGRLERCALFYTDVVPHNHALGLRLVDVGAAEATVELPYAENLIGNPETKVIAGGAVTTLIDATCGTAVFLKLGRFAPLVTLDLRIDYLRPARPGVVLTCVAECYRLTRQVAFVRALVHQGDPGHPVASAQGTFMRTEE
- a CDS encoding DUF4142 domain-containing protein is translated as MKRWMMAGSLVWASAALAQQAPQSQTQNGTDDTEGMIRMGRPDAIDQGEALEPVLEGTGGSGPQGAAPDARGAALMQQGLMPIPTEEQAFLNALHQANQNEVKLGKLAQQQGTAQGVKDYGARLVKDHQQADQRLMAYAKAKNLTLSEPQPDTDFAKTLEREEQASMAMLQSLQGPAFDRAFLASMVADHDIDIAKVMAGQQQFASNSELKPVLDDMLPTLREHRQQAYRLLGQEAPRQARRPPGGR
- a CDS encoding PaaI family thioesterase; this encodes MTAMSDTPTSPPLPELVRQVRKSREYKRLTDAIPYTRFMGIGVENLAGEMLCRMAFNPRNIGNSLLPALHGGTLGALLESAAVFELLLQTNTERVPKVISLTVDFLRSGKPQDTFAKALITRQGRRVANVRVDAWQDDRTRPIASAHALFLLSEP